TTTTAAACGATCACCCCTCCTTTGCAGATGGGTTGCCAACGACAGAAGTGGTAGCCCGCGTGTTTTGGGGAAAAATCGATGAACGCTTGGCAGCCCAAGAGAACCGACCGTATTGCCTGCAAGTGCTGGTGCGTGAAACGCCTACCAGTTACGCGATATACCGTCCAAAGCGAGATGAGCATCGATGAGTGGAAAAATTCCTGTTTTAGAAATTTTTGGCCCTACAATTCAAGGCGAAGGGATGGTTGCTGGCCAAAAAACGATGTTTGTTCGCACCGGCGGTTGTGATTATCGGTGCGCCTGGTGTGATTCTGCTTTTACGTGGGACGGGAGCCAAAAAGCGACGCCTATGAATGCCTCGACCATTATGGAAGAACTCGAACGGATCGGAGGCGAGCGTTTTTCGCACGTGACGATTTCCGGTGGCAATCCCGCGCTTCATACCGGCATTGCTGCACTTGTGAAACTTTTTCAAGAAAAAGGGATCGCCTCTGCTGTAGAGACACAAGGTTCCTTTTGGCAGGATTGGTTGTTGGCCGTTGATGAGGTGACCGTTTCCCCGAAGCCGCCCAGTTCAAAAATGGGGACCGACTGGTCTCGGCTTGACACATTCATGAAACGTTTAGCGGAAGAGCAAGCGGGGCACCATAGTTTAAAAGTCGTTATTTTTGATGAAAAAGACCTAGCCTACGCTACACAGGTACACGAGCGTTATCCCGACGTGCCCTTTTATTTGCAAGTCGGCAATGATGATTTGGAAGCCCTCGAGCCGGCAAGATTGCGTGATCACCTACTGGAAAAATATGAATGGCTCGTTGCGAAAGTCATGGAGGAATCGCAATTGAACGATGTTCGTGTGCTGCCGCAAATCCATGCGCTTTTATGGGGAAATAAACAAGGGGTGTGAAGGAGTTTAGCGATGACAGAAGAAAACGATGCTCAGTTGTCCCATCTTGGTAATGAAG
The Salicibibacter kimchii DNA segment above includes these coding regions:
- the queE gene encoding 7-carboxy-7-deazaguanine synthase QueE, with product MSGKIPVLEIFGPTIQGEGMVAGQKTMFVRTGGCDYRCAWCDSAFTWDGSQKATPMNASTIMEELERIGGERFSHVTISGGNPALHTGIAALVKLFQEKGIASAVETQGSFWQDWLLAVDEVTVSPKPPSSKMGTDWSRLDTFMKRLAEEQAGHHSLKVVIFDEKDLAYATQVHERYPDVPFYLQVGNDDLEALEPARLRDHLLEKYEWLVAKVMEESQLNDVRVLPQIHALLWGNKQGV